The following proteins are co-located in the Microbacterium immunditiarum genome:
- a CDS encoding Bax inhibitor-1/YccA family membrane protein, which produces MALNNPAFNNPAFQDQRAVQSYPGGPQAATIGGPTQVSSAQHAATDAAANAQLEGAFAAPPAGAVETGRMTVEDTVWKTLGLFAILLVTAVAGWVWTMAGVTAANPSPNIAPWLIGAFGGFILAMVVIFTSRKKVRPALIFAYAAFEGLFVGGISAFFEMIWAGIVIQATLATLAVVGVTLALFASGKVRASKRATKVFMIAMIGYLVFSLINVGLMIFNVPIAGGAFGLLSQEVAGIPLGLIIGVLVVIMAAYSLVLDFDQIQQGVRNGAPRQYGWLGGFGIMVTVVWLYIEILRILAIARGDG; this is translated from the coding sequence GTGGCCCTCAACAACCCCGCATTTAACAACCCGGCGTTCCAGGACCAGCGCGCCGTGCAGTCCTACCCCGGCGGACCACAAGCGGCGACCATCGGCGGTCCGACCCAGGTCTCGTCGGCACAGCACGCGGCGACGGATGCCGCAGCCAACGCGCAGCTCGAGGGAGCCTTCGCGGCCCCGCCGGCCGGTGCGGTCGAAACCGGTCGCATGACGGTGGAGGACACCGTCTGGAAGACCCTCGGCCTGTTCGCGATCCTGCTGGTGACCGCGGTCGCCGGCTGGGTCTGGACGATGGCAGGCGTCACAGCGGCGAACCCGAGCCCGAACATCGCGCCGTGGCTCATCGGCGCGTTCGGCGGGTTCATCCTCGCGATGGTCGTGATCTTCACGTCGCGCAAGAAGGTGCGCCCCGCGCTCATCTTCGCGTACGCGGCGTTCGAAGGACTCTTCGTCGGCGGCATCTCGGCGTTCTTCGAGATGATCTGGGCCGGCATCGTCATCCAGGCGACGCTCGCCACCCTCGCCGTCGTCGGCGTGACCCTGGCTCTCTTCGCGAGCGGCAAGGTCCGCGCGTCCAAGCGCGCGACGAAGGTCTTCATGATCGCGATGATCGGCTACCTCGTGTTCTCGCTGATCAACGTCGGCCTCATGATCTTCAACGTGCCGATCGCGGGTGGCGCTTTCGGCCTCCTGAGCCAGGAGGTCGCGGGCATCCCGCTCGGGCTCATCATCGGCGTGCTGGTTGTGATCATGGCGGCGTACTCGCTCGTGCTCGACTTCGACCAGATCCAGCAGGGCGTGCGCAACGGCGCCCCGCGTCAGTACGGCTGGCTCGGCGGCTTCGGCATCATGGTGACGGTCGTCTGGCTCTACATCGAGATCCTGCGCATCCTCGCCATCGCGCGCGGCGACGGCTGA
- a CDS encoding glycerophosphodiester phosphodiesterase family protein: MPRRCPLVIGHRGAPGYRPEHSRSSYDLALAMGVDAVEPDIVVSKDGVLVVRHENEISGTTDVATRPEFADRHTTKSVDGVSLTGWFTEDFTWDELATLRCRERLPELRTVSASFDDRQPVLRLRDVLDLVRDASLEQGREIGVVLEIKHATYMEALGWDLAELIETELRDAGWADGRHPLVIEAFEATILDGLRERGIRGSYIYLIEASGKPYDLVARLGRGAPTYKREISPAGLDALVGRVDGISVDKRLILAPDRWGRTSGPAPLVSEARERGLRIFTWTVRPENAFLIGQFRGHGGKAAFGDYEGEWGVIRDAALDGVFVDHPDLGVAFFGS, encoded by the coding sequence GTGCCTCGTCGGTGTCCGCTCGTGATCGGACACCGCGGTGCGCCCGGGTACCGTCCGGAGCACTCGCGCTCGTCGTACGATCTCGCACTCGCGATGGGCGTAGACGCGGTCGAGCCCGACATCGTCGTGTCGAAGGATGGCGTGCTCGTCGTGCGCCACGAGAACGAGATCTCGGGCACGACGGATGTCGCGACGCGCCCGGAGTTCGCCGATCGGCACACCACGAAGTCGGTCGACGGCGTCTCGCTCACCGGCTGGTTCACGGAGGACTTCACGTGGGACGAGCTCGCCACGCTCCGCTGCCGCGAGCGCCTGCCGGAGCTGAGGACGGTGAGCGCGTCGTTCGACGATCGTCAGCCCGTGCTGCGGCTGCGCGACGTGCTGGACCTCGTGCGAGACGCGTCGCTCGAGCAGGGACGCGAGATCGGGGTCGTGCTCGAGATCAAGCACGCCACCTATATGGAGGCGCTCGGGTGGGATCTCGCGGAGCTCATCGAGACCGAGCTGCGCGATGCGGGGTGGGCGGATGGGCGGCATCCGCTCGTGATCGAGGCATTCGAGGCGACGATCCTCGACGGCCTGCGGGAGCGCGGCATCCGAGGCTCGTACATCTACCTCATCGAGGCGAGCGGCAAGCCCTACGACCTCGTCGCGCGCCTCGGCCGGGGCGCGCCCACGTACAAGCGCGAGATCAGCCCCGCCGGGCTCGACGCGCTCGTCGGGCGCGTCGACGGCATCAGCGTCGACAAGCGGCTGATCCTCGCCCCGGACCGGTGGGGCCGCACGTCGGGCCCTGCGCCGCTCGTGAGCGAGGCGCGCGAGCGGGGCCTGCGGATCTTCACGTGGACGGTGCGTCCCGAGAACGCGTTCCTCATCGGGCAGTTCCGTGGGCACGGCGGCAAGGCCGCGTTCGGCGACTACGAGGGGGAGTGGGGCGTCATCCGCGATGCGGCGCTCGACGGGGTCTTCGTCGACCACCCGGACCTGGGCGTCGCGTTCTTCGGCTCGTAG
- a CDS encoding DUF6766 family protein: protein MRPLRDNGLSILFGALFLVTLIGQSIAGYLEHNEELREHGQALVSFGSFVTSSEFVVDVAENWQSEFLQFFLFIAATIWLVQRGSPESKKPGDEGVGTDEEQKVGEHALEDSPSWARARGLRQVVFSNSLLLVMGTVFVLSWLAQSLAGTVVMNSENALHGQPPITWLEYLGTPDFWSRTLQNWQSEFLAVGAMIALSIFLRQRGSSESKPVGVPHHTTAIESD from the coding sequence GTGCGCCCGCTCAGAGACAACGGCCTCAGCATCCTGTTCGGCGCACTGTTCCTCGTCACGCTCATCGGCCAGTCGATCGCCGGGTATCTCGAACACAACGAGGAGCTGCGGGAGCACGGACAGGCGCTCGTATCGTTCGGATCGTTCGTCACCTCGTCGGAGTTCGTCGTCGATGTCGCCGAGAACTGGCAGTCCGAGTTCCTCCAATTCTTCCTCTTCATCGCCGCGACGATCTGGCTCGTCCAGCGCGGCTCGCCCGAGTCGAAGAAGCCCGGCGACGAGGGTGTCGGAACGGACGAGGAGCAGAAGGTCGGCGAGCACGCGCTCGAGGACTCGCCGTCGTGGGCACGCGCTCGCGGACTCCGACAGGTCGTGTTCTCGAACTCGCTCCTGCTCGTGATGGGCACGGTGTTCGTGCTGTCGTGGCTCGCGCAATCCCTCGCCGGCACGGTCGTCATGAACTCCGAGAACGCGCTGCACGGCCAGCCGCCGATCACGTGGCTCGAGTACCTCGGCACGCCGGACTTCTGGTCGCGCACGCTTCAGAACTGGCAGTCCGAGTTCCTCGCGGTGGGCGCGATGATCGCGCTGTCGATCTTCCTGCGCCAGCGCGGGTCGAGCGAGTCGAAGCCGGTCGGCGTGCCCCACCACACGACCGCGATCGAGTCCGACTGA
- the ppsA gene encoding phosphoenolpyruvate synthase, with protein MGNVISLAAITMADLPQVGGKNASLGEMITQLEGTGVVVPGGFATTATAYRRFLAANGLADRIEQTLAALDVADVARLAEVGAAIRGWILEQPLTEDLERDIRVAYADLIARESDPDAVTWAVRSSATAEDLPDASFAGQQETFLHIAGIENILDAITKVFASLYNDRAIAYRVHQGFAHSDVALSASVQRMVRSDIGASGVIFTVDTESGFRDAVLVTSAYGLGEAVVQGAVNPDEFLVHKPGLRAGRPAILRRRLGQKATALRFGEGADVERSTEYHDVPDADRERFSITDAEVAELARHALVIEEHYGRPMDIEWARDGLDGRLYILQARPETVVSREDAAVLDRFVIHDHGELLASGRATGQRIGVGRVRVMASIEHMDRVETGDVIVADMTDPDWEPVMKRAAAIVTDRGGRTCHAAIVARELGIPAVVGTATATEDLVDGDIVTVSCAEGDVGHVYAGRAEFTHEKTRVDRMPPLDVDLMMNVGTPDQAFAFSALPNQGVGLARLEFIISEYVGIHPQALLDAEAAGEPTLDEPLRAAIEKRTKAYGSPREYFVKRLAEGVSTIAAAFAPKPVIVRTSDFKTNEYAHLLGGARYEPNEENPMLGWRGASRYVTEAFADSFAMECEALRHVREDMGLDNLQIMIPFVRTLTEAEAVERALAANGLRRGENGLRVIMMCEIPSNALLADRFLDHFDGFSIGSNDMTQLVLGVDRDSDLVAESFDERDPAVLAVLEMAIEACNRRDKYIGICGQGPSDHPDFAEWLVERGIRSISLNPDTVVETWMRLAELGARAPAA; from the coding sequence ATGGGCAACGTGATCTCGCTGGCGGCCATCACGATGGCTGACCTGCCGCAGGTGGGCGGGAAGAACGCATCGCTGGGCGAGATGATCACCCAGCTCGAGGGGACGGGTGTGGTCGTTCCGGGGGGTTTCGCGACCACGGCGACGGCCTACCGCCGCTTCCTCGCGGCGAACGGGCTCGCGGATCGGATCGAGCAGACGCTCGCGGCCCTCGACGTCGCGGACGTCGCGCGCCTCGCGGAGGTCGGCGCCGCGATCCGCGGGTGGATCCTGGAGCAGCCGCTCACCGAGGACCTCGAGCGGGACATCCGCGTCGCCTACGCCGACCTCATCGCCAGGGAGAGCGATCCCGACGCGGTGACGTGGGCCGTGCGCTCGTCGGCGACCGCCGAGGATCTGCCGGATGCCTCGTTCGCGGGCCAGCAGGAGACGTTCCTCCACATCGCCGGCATCGAGAACATCCTGGACGCGATCACGAAGGTGTTCGCGTCGCTCTACAACGACCGTGCGATCGCCTACCGCGTGCACCAGGGTTTCGCGCACTCCGATGTCGCCCTGTCGGCGTCGGTGCAGCGCATGGTGCGCTCCGACATCGGAGCATCCGGCGTCATCTTCACCGTCGACACCGAGTCGGGCTTCCGCGACGCGGTCCTCGTGACGAGTGCGTACGGCCTCGGCGAGGCCGTCGTGCAGGGCGCGGTCAATCCCGACGAGTTCCTCGTCCACAAGCCCGGACTGCGGGCGGGACGCCCCGCGATCCTGCGGCGGCGCCTCGGGCAGAAGGCCACGGCCCTGCGGTTCGGCGAGGGCGCCGACGTCGAGCGCAGCACGGAGTACCACGACGTGCCGGATGCCGACCGCGAGCGCTTCAGCATCACGGACGCCGAGGTGGCCGAGCTCGCCCGGCACGCGCTCGTGATCGAGGAGCACTACGGACGCCCGATGGACATCGAGTGGGCGCGCGACGGCCTCGACGGTCGCCTGTACATCCTGCAGGCGCGGCCCGAGACGGTCGTCTCGCGTGAGGACGCCGCCGTCCTCGACCGCTTCGTCATTCACGACCACGGTGAGCTGCTCGCGTCCGGACGCGCGACCGGCCAGCGCATCGGCGTCGGTCGCGTGCGCGTGATGGCATCGATCGAGCACATGGATCGGGTGGAGACCGGAGATGTGATCGTCGCCGACATGACCGACCCCGACTGGGAGCCGGTCATGAAGAGGGCGGCCGCCATCGTGACCGATCGCGGTGGACGGACGTGCCACGCGGCGATCGTCGCGCGCGAGCTGGGCATCCCCGCCGTGGTCGGCACGGCCACCGCGACGGAGGACCTCGTCGACGGCGACATCGTCACCGTGAGCTGCGCGGAGGGCGACGTCGGTCACGTGTACGCGGGCCGCGCCGAGTTCACGCACGAGAAGACGCGGGTGGACCGGATGCCGCCGCTCGACGTCGACCTCATGATGAACGTCGGCACGCCCGACCAGGCGTTCGCGTTCTCGGCGCTCCCCAACCAGGGAGTCGGGCTCGCGCGCCTCGAGTTCATCATCAGCGAGTACGTCGGCATCCACCCTCAGGCGCTGCTCGACGCGGAAGCGGCCGGAGAGCCGACCCTCGACGAGCCGTTGCGCGCCGCGATCGAGAAGCGGACGAAGGCGTACGGCTCGCCGCGCGAGTACTTCGTCAAGCGACTCGCGGAGGGCGTCTCGACGATCGCCGCGGCGTTCGCGCCCAAGCCGGTGATCGTGCGGACGAGCGACTTCAAGACGAACGAGTACGCGCACCTGCTGGGCGGTGCCCGCTACGAGCCGAACGAGGAGAACCCGATGCTCGGCTGGCGCGGCGCATCGCGCTACGTCACCGAGGCGTTCGCCGACTCGTTCGCGATGGAGTGCGAAGCCCTGCGGCACGTGCGGGAGGACATGGGCCTGGACAACCTGCAGATCATGATCCCCTTCGTGCGGACGCTCACAGAGGCCGAGGCGGTCGAGCGCGCGCTCGCCGCGAACGGCCTGCGACGCGGGGAGAACGGGCTGCGGGTCATCATGATGTGCGAGATCCCGTCGAACGCGCTGCTGGCCGACCGGTTCCTCGACCACTTCGACGGCTTCTCGATCGGGTCGAACGACATGACGCAGCTCGTGCTCGGCGTCGACCGCGACTCGGACCTCGTCGCCGAGTCGTTCGACGAACGCGACCCCGCAGTGCTCGCCGTCCTGGAGATGGCGATCGAGGCGTGCAACCGCCGCGACAAGTACATCGGGATCTGCGGCCAGGGGCCGTCGGACCACCCCGACTTCGCCGAGTGGCTCGTGGAGCGCGGCATCCGCTCGATCTCGTTGAACCCCGACACGGTCGTCGAGACGTGGATGCGGCTCGCCGAGCTGGGCGCTCGCGCTCCGGCCGCCTGA
- a CDS encoding flavodoxin family protein — protein MNETPAGTVLIVYESMFGGTRRIAEAIADGIRATHDVTVTRVADAGNVPDDVALLVVGGPTHAHGLSRPESRADAATWVAKEEMHLELEPGFDGAGIREWLKSEPRVTRHAAFDTRADMPRIFTGSAAAGIDKRLTKLGSERLAEPMSFLVDRKSHLVPGEIERARGWGVQLAALLSPAAAR, from the coding sequence ATGAACGAGACACCAGCCGGTACGGTCCTGATCGTGTACGAGTCGATGTTCGGCGGCACCCGACGCATCGCCGAGGCGATCGCCGACGGCATCCGCGCGACCCATGACGTCACGGTCACCCGGGTGGCCGATGCGGGGAACGTCCCCGACGACGTCGCCCTACTGGTCGTCGGCGGCCCGACCCACGCACACGGCCTGAGCCGCCCCGAGTCGCGTGCGGACGCGGCGACCTGGGTCGCGAAGGAGGAGATGCACCTCGAGCTCGAGCCCGGCTTCGACGGAGCCGGCATCCGCGAGTGGCTCAAGAGCGAGCCGCGAGTCACGCGGCACGCCGCGTTCGACACGCGCGCGGACATGCCCCGCATCTTCACCGGATCGGCGGCCGCGGGTATCGACAAGCGGCTGACGAAGCTCGGATCGGAGCGGCTCGCCGAGCCGATGAGCTTCCTCGTCGACCGCAAGAGCCACCTCGTGCCGGGTGAGATCGAGCGCGCGCGGGGCTGGGGCGTACAGCTCGCCGCCTTGCTCTCGCCGGCCGCGGCCCGATGA
- a CDS encoding universal stress protein: protein MERIVIGYDGSPASVTALSWVAARAAREDAAVDVVNVVSRSDKERAASLDVLGDAEVYLRERVSGIEVELHRLEGGIADELTEFADEADLLVVGVTPGRPIRAAVAGAVPLRLSTRARVPVALVPAGWVEGDEPATVGIADDDSSDAALAFATREARRTGMPLRLVHAWLMPTPAFYGSTALVETPETVMAAHRAVLDEALTWVLERSSTMSIQTELVRDSRSAALLRYSGRSSMLVIGTHHRGMVAGSLLGSVAQEILWHAECPVVVVPNEAGVERFEEFA, encoded by the coding sequence ATGGAACGCATCGTCATCGGCTACGACGGCAGCCCGGCATCCGTAACGGCTCTGTCATGGGTTGCCGCGCGCGCGGCGCGAGAGGACGCCGCTGTCGATGTCGTGAACGTCGTGTCGCGATCGGATAAGGAGCGAGCAGCGTCCCTCGACGTGCTGGGCGACGCCGAGGTGTACCTCCGCGAACGCGTGTCCGGAATCGAGGTGGAGCTGCATCGCCTCGAGGGCGGCATCGCCGACGAGCTCACCGAATTCGCCGACGAAGCGGATCTGCTCGTGGTCGGAGTGACCCCGGGCCGTCCCATCCGCGCGGCGGTCGCGGGTGCCGTCCCGCTGCGCCTCAGCACGCGCGCCCGCGTCCCGGTCGCGCTCGTGCCCGCCGGGTGGGTGGAAGGCGACGAGCCGGCCACGGTCGGCATCGCCGACGACGACTCGTCCGACGCCGCGCTCGCCTTCGCAACGAGGGAGGCGCGACGGACCGGCATGCCCCTGCGTCTCGTGCACGCGTGGCTCATGCCGACGCCTGCGTTCTACGGCAGCACGGCGCTCGTCGAGACGCCCGAGACCGTGATGGCGGCGCACCGCGCCGTCCTCGACGAGGCGCTCACGTGGGTGCTCGAGCGCAGCTCGACGATGTCGATCCAGACCGAGCTCGTCCGCGACAGCCGCTCCGCCGCGCTGCTGCGGTACTCGGGGCGGTCGTCGATGCTCGTCATCGGAACCCACCACCGCGGAATGGTCGCCGGCAGCCTGCTCGGCTCGGTCGCGCAGGAGATCCTGTGGCACGCCGAGTGCCCGGTCGTCGTGGTCCCGAACGAGGCCGGCGTGGAGCGGTTCGAAGAGTTCGCCTGA
- a CDS encoding response regulator → MIDVFLVDDHEIVRRGLADLIRSQHDLEVIGEAGTARQAIGRIEATRPDVAVLDVRLPDGNGVDLCRDIRSRVPDVKCLMLTAYDDDTAVSASVMAGAAGYVLKTIGGDRLVESIRAVAAGRSLMDESVVRRATQQIRERADDEDPRLGSLGLRERQILHLIAEGLTNRQIGERIGIAEKTVKNYVSSLLTKLGLERRTQAAVFELEHRDPPGPAATRAP, encoded by the coding sequence GTGATCGATGTCTTCCTCGTCGACGACCATGAGATCGTGCGTCGCGGCCTCGCAGACCTGATCCGGTCACAGCACGATCTCGAGGTCATCGGCGAAGCCGGCACCGCGCGGCAGGCGATCGGCCGAATCGAGGCGACGCGGCCCGACGTCGCCGTGCTCGACGTGAGGCTGCCGGACGGGAACGGCGTCGACCTCTGCCGCGACATCCGGTCACGCGTTCCCGACGTGAAGTGCCTCATGCTCACCGCGTACGACGACGACACCGCGGTGAGCGCGTCGGTGATGGCGGGTGCTGCCGGCTACGTGCTCAAGACGATCGGCGGAGACAGGCTCGTCGAGTCCATTCGCGCGGTCGCCGCCGGGCGGTCGCTCATGGACGAGAGTGTCGTCCGACGTGCGACCCAGCAGATCCGCGAGCGCGCCGACGACGAAGACCCCCGGCTCGGGTCGCTCGGACTGCGCGAGCGGCAGATCCTGCACCTGATCGCCGAGGGACTCACGAACCGCCAGATCGGCGAACGGATCGGCATCGCCGAGAAGACGGTCAAGAACTACGTGTCGTCGCTGCTGACGAAGCTCGGTCTCGAGCGGCGCACACAAGCCGCTGTATTCGAACTCGAGCACCGCGATCCGCCGGGACCCGCCGCGACCCGCGCGCCGTAG
- a CDS encoding GAF domain-containing protein, translating into MAADDSLAFADGPREELDDALAALLAQAEKVRSTQGRLRALLAATQSVVEQIDLSTVLRRIVVAATTLVDAEYGALGVIAPERDALEEFVFAGLDEDEAAKIGHLPFGHGLLGALIADPRPIRIKDISHDERSAGFPAHHPAMSSFLGVPIRVRGEVFGNLYLTNHRDGGFTDEDEQLLAALATTAGFAIDNARLLDLARTREKWMGAAAGLSAALLASPTDTAFDLIASRIFELPGVDKVTVLLTDEDTGRLRIVAARGDDEAELRGRVVDVDDVCAGAVLEVAEASIIAHSQDAASDVLLIGDETGTGPALVAPMRTRSRLWGVVCIARKPSGRRLTQSEIESAADFVSRAGIALELAVAREESQRAMLADDRSRIARDLHDHVIQQLFGTGLSLQAVAASIPPGAEAQRLSESVEQLDDAIAQIRTVVFALSRRDETAIRHRIIDVVAEMSGSMRRPAGIRFSGPVDHLIIGDLFDDVVGVTRELLSNAIRHAHPDRISIELAVDQGDVVVTVDDDGVGIGDTPRRSGLDNLSHKAQRRGGTFTLESPGEGTRAIWRVPLPNPTITARKDDSQ; encoded by the coding sequence ATGGCCGCGGACGACAGCCTCGCCTTCGCAGACGGTCCCCGCGAAGAACTCGACGATGCCCTCGCGGCCCTGCTCGCACAGGCGGAGAAGGTTCGAAGCACGCAGGGACGCCTTCGCGCCCTCCTCGCGGCCACGCAGTCCGTCGTCGAACAGATCGACCTCTCGACGGTGCTCCGTCGCATCGTCGTAGCCGCGACCACTCTCGTCGACGCGGAGTACGGCGCGCTGGGGGTCATCGCGCCCGAGCGCGACGCCCTCGAGGAGTTCGTCTTCGCCGGACTCGACGAAGACGAGGCGGCCAAGATCGGTCACCTGCCGTTTGGTCACGGTCTGCTGGGCGCCCTGATCGCCGATCCGCGGCCGATCAGGATCAAGGACATCTCGCACGACGAGCGCTCGGCCGGGTTCCCCGCGCACCACCCCGCCATGTCCAGCTTCCTCGGGGTGCCGATCCGCGTGCGGGGCGAGGTCTTCGGCAACCTCTACCTGACCAACCACCGAGACGGCGGCTTCACCGACGAGGACGAGCAGCTCCTGGCCGCGCTCGCGACGACGGCGGGCTTCGCGATCGACAACGCCCGGCTCCTCGACCTCGCCCGCACCCGCGAGAAGTGGATGGGGGCGGCGGCCGGGCTGTCGGCCGCGCTGCTGGCCTCGCCCACGGATACGGCGTTCGACCTCATCGCGAGCCGCATCTTCGAGCTGCCCGGCGTCGACAAGGTCACCGTGCTGCTGACGGACGAGGACACCGGTCGCCTGCGCATCGTCGCCGCGCGCGGAGACGACGAAGCCGAGCTTCGCGGCCGCGTCGTCGACGTCGACGACGTGTGCGCGGGCGCGGTGCTGGAAGTCGCGGAGGCGAGCATCATCGCGCACAGCCAGGATGCGGCATCCGACGTCCTCCTCATCGGCGACGAGACCGGCACCGGCCCCGCCCTCGTCGCGCCCATGCGCACGCGCTCACGGTTGTGGGGCGTCGTGTGCATCGCGCGGAAGCCCTCCGGACGCCGCCTGACGCAGTCCGAGATCGAGAGCGCCGCCGACTTCGTCTCTCGCGCCGGCATTGCACTCGAGCTGGCCGTCGCGCGAGAGGAATCACAGCGCGCGATGCTCGCCGACGATCGGAGCCGCATCGCCCGCGACCTGCACGACCACGTCATCCAGCAGCTGTTCGGTACCGGTCTCTCCCTGCAGGCCGTGGCCGCGTCGATCCCGCCCGGTGCAGAGGCGCAGCGCCTCAGCGAGTCCGTCGAGCAGCTCGACGACGCGATCGCGCAGATCCGCACCGTCGTCTTCGCGCTGTCGCGGCGCGACGAGACCGCGATCCGCCACCGCATCATCGACGTCGTCGCCGAGATGTCCGGCTCGATGCGGCGCCCCGCCGGCATCCGCTTCTCCGGTCCCGTCGACCACCTCATCATCGGCGACCTCTTCGACGACGTGGTCGGGGTCACACGCGAACTGCTCAGCAATGCGATCCGGCATGCGCATCCCGACAGGATCTCGATCGAACTCGCCGTCGACCAGGGCGACGTCGTCGTCACCGTGGACGACGACGGGGTCGGCATCGGCGACACGCCTCGCCGCAGCGGGCTCGACAACCTCAGCCACAAGGCTCAGCGGCGCGGCGGGACCTTCACGCTCGAATCCCCCGGCGAGGGGACGCGGGCGATCTGGCGCGTACCGTTGCCGAACCCGACCATCACAGCGCGAAAGGACGATTCCCAGTGA